atcaaagtcattgaccttcatcttaatgatgggctcccaaccatcttctaactttctaagaATAGAGGTTTCGAGTTttagtttctcctctctagctttgatgagagcatttgtaatatgttttgtaaaggccaaatttatagcactagcattgggacttttagcaagcttttgtaagaaatttataacttcagagatgtggcaatcatcaaagtctaaaccattatgatctacagcaatgggatcatcatccccaatgttgaaaaaaatttcagcagttttatcacagacgATTTCAAAGAGTTTTAGCAGTTTAAgcgagttttgcaggctttgcattagaagtagaaacattgccaacaccaattctttcaccattattagtaggaggtgcagcaacatgtggagcattaacattactagtggtggtaatagtccaaactttagctacattattctctttagcaagtttttcattttcttctctttcccacctagcatgcaattcggccatcaatctcatattctcattaattctaacttggatggcatttgctgtagtaacgattttattttcaatatccttattaggcataactttcaatttcaaaagatcaacatcagaggcaagactatcaaccttagaagcaagaatatcaattttattgagcttttcctcaacagatttgttaaaagcagtttgtgtactaataaattctttaagcatagcttcaagtccagggggtgtgttcctattattgttgtaagaattcccataagaattaccataaccgttaccattattataaggatatggcctatagttattactagaattgttctgataagcattgttgttgaaattattatttttaatgaagtttacatcaacatgttcttcttgagcaaccaatgaagctaacggaatattattaggatcaacattagtcctatcattcacaagcatagacataataacatcaatcttatcactcaaggaagaggtttcttcgacagaatttaccttcttaccttgtggagctctttccgtgtgccattcagagtaattaatcatcatattatcaagaagctttgttgcttcaccaagagtgatggacataaaggtacctccagcagctgaatccaataggttccgcgaagaaaagttcagtcctgcataaaaggtttggatgatcatccaagtagtcagtccatgggttgggcaattctttaccaaagatttcattctctcccatgcttgagcaacatgttcattatctaattctttaaaattcattatgctactcctcaaagatataattttagcgggaggataatatctaccaataaaagcatccttacatttagtccatgaatcaatactatttctaggcagagatagcaaccaatctttagctcttcctcttaatgagaaaggaaacaattttaattttataatgtcaccatctagatccttatacttttgcatttcacataattcaacaaaattattaagatgggcagcagcatcatcagaactaacaccagaaaattgctctctcataacaagattcagtaaagcaggtttaatttcaaagaattctgctgtagtagcaagtggagcaataggtgtgcataagaaatcattattatttgtgcttgtgaagtcacacaacttagtattttcaggagtacccattttagcagtggtaaataaagcaaactagataaagtaaatgcaagtaactaatttttttttcgtgtttttgatatggagaacaagacagtaaataaagcaatgtTCAAGATATCGCTAATCGGTAACTGATCGGTCGGGCTTAGATGAGAGATTAATCGCTTATCGGCCgattaatcgattttatcggtCGACTATTTATCGGCTAGTTTTTTTTATAAAATCTCCGAATCTAAGTATTGAATATTCAATATTATGATATGCAAAATATAATATTGCAATACTGGACGTTGGTGTCTTGCCTTGATTTTGCATATGAGTCTGTGTACAAACATACTAATGGAAACAACCAGCAGTTCATGCTCTGAAACTTCAGATTTCAAAATCTTGCATAATtgtagacacaaatataaaatatcacACGAAATAGGATAGCCGTAGCAGTGGTAATACAAACAGTGCATATTAGATAATAATGGGTCGGCAAAACAGAAATAGGTATTCGTTCCCTCACAGAGCAAAATAAGAAATTAAGAAAACATGCACCGGGTTCTTAGCTCTCCCTCGCGTGAGTCAGATCACAACCAGTATTGGCGAGAACTCAGAACTCACAGGAACATGAATCAAAGAGTCTAGGAAAGAAAGCAACAAATGTAGTGCTCAAATAGATAGATTATAAAAGGCCCAAGATTCAAGACTCAATCggctcctcctcatcttcattgtCTTTGGTCTCTAGCACCCCATCATCATCAGACTCGAACTCTATCTCATCCTCATTGACAACCACttgttcttcctcttcatcggaaACAAACTCTTCCACCTCATGGAGTTCTCTCACTCTTGCACTTCTACGAGGTTGCATAGCTTCAGTACCTCCCAGTGCATCATCACTATTGGAGTATGGAAGCCCCGTAATTGGATCAACCTCCTCATCTTTGTAAGCTCCTTCACATATCCAATCTTGTGCCATGGAAGCATCTTCACCAAGGAGAACATCACAAGATGACTCAAACTTCTTTCTCTTGTCCATCATTCTTCCATTGAATTGAATATAAACTAGATCATCTCTACGGCGGATATCTAGTTTATTTCTCCTCTTTGCATCAACCTACAAATAGCAAAATGTAGTTTAGTGATTCACATTTTCATAAATGTACAAGGAATTTATGACCAGATTTGAGTATTCGCAAGCTGAGATTTACTTGTTCAAAAACGCTCCAATTTCTTTCACATCCGGATGAGCTTGTGGTCAAGTTGAGTATCCTTAAAGCCATGTGCATCAATGTAGGAGTTTTTAGTCCATAAGTTGCCCACCACTCGCCTACAGTTATGGAAAAAACAAAGTATTATGCATCAGCCCAAATAATTCAGAAATGCAATATGGCACAATTATATTGACAACGAGCTTACCGGCATTGAaatttgcattggtaatagcttttgTGGCAGCAACCTTCCCAAACATGTCTTCCATCTTTTTAAACTTGGGTAATTCTATGTTAAGTACCTTGTTTATCGCCTCATCATTATCATGATAAAATTGTTCAACAACCTCCATCAACCCAGACATGACTTCTACATCACTAAAGATGCTTGTGTTAGCATAACTATAGTAAGGATTTAAGGCATATCCCGCCATGTGCAACGGTGTATCTAGTCTCCCATTCATCTTGCTCTCCATAGCTGTTGTGATCACCATGTAGTCCTTCTCTGAGTTTTCAACCGCAATCATTATTGCCTTCTTTGCCTCTATTATTTCTCCATACATAGAGGCCATGGACTGTCCATCACCATCAGCCAACCGAAGTATCTTCACCAATGGCTCGAAAACCTTCCAGACCACATGATGAAAAGAAATGAATGAGAGAGAAAATGTAAATGTAGAACAGTAGAAAATAAATTAGCTAACATACCTTAATGCAAAGGGATACATTTTTCCAAAATGCCCTACTCATTATTGTGGCATGAGTATACTTTCCTTTCTTTGTTCTGGTGGGCTTGCACTCTTCCCAAGTATCAGTACAACACATCTCCTTTagttgcttcttcttcgcagCAAGACTTTGCAAGGTAAGAAACGCTGAAGCAAATCTAGTCACTCCAGGCCTAACAATGTCTCTCTTTTTTGTATGAAACCTTATGAGAGCCAATGTGGCATGATGTGCATAAAGGAAAATAGTCATCTCTTTGGCTTTGGTAATTACAGGAGCAAACTGCTTCAACTTCCCAATTGCTTCTACCATCAAATTGATGGTGTGAGTTGCACATGAGGTCCAAAAAATCTTGGGCCTTTTATCCTTCAACATCACCTTTGCTCCCATGTTGTTTGATGCATTATCAGTGACTACTTGCACAACATTATCAGCACCTACAAATACATGAGAGCAAAGGACAATAATCAGATCACAATATTCAGACCACATGATGAAAAGCAACGAATGAGAGAGAAACAAAAAAGTTGAAGATTCATACCAATTTTCTCAATGCATTCATCCACATAATTGAAGATGTACAAACTTGTGTGTGCATCCGCTGATGCCTCCTTTGATCCAAGAAAGACAGTCCCTAACTTGCAATGCACACACAAGTTCATGATGCTCCTCCTTTTCTTGTCTGTCCAAGCATCGGTCATGATAGAGCACCCAGTGTTCGCCCTCTCAATGTCATGTGGCTTCAACAAATCCCTAGTTCTGTCCACCTCTTGCGACAACATCTTCTCTCGAATCATGTACTGAGAAGGTTGCCTCCAATCAGGACCATAGCGACCAAGAGCCTCACAAAACTGTTTGAAGTCGTCATCATTTATAGCGTTGAAGGGTACATTTTTCTTATACAACCATCTAGCCAAGTACTGCCCCACTCGATAGCTTCTCTCCTTATCAACACTATCATTTATATTCTGCTGATGTTTTTTATTGTTCAACGGAATTGAAGGATCGATTGGAGCAAGAAATTGATCCATAGGCCCCTTCTTCGGATCACCTTTGCCAACTTCATTAAGCTCTTCTTGAGCATCCTCATTAACAACCTCTATGTTCACAGCAGCTCTTacttcttcttcttgcttttgCTTTTCAATCTTCCTCCTCTTTGGTGCCTCACTTGCCGCCTTACACCGAGCTTGTTGATCTGGTGTGGCATTCAAACAAGGCTTCACACCACCTCTGATCTGGGCAATGTGTTCCTTCATCCGGGTCACACCTCCCGACATTTCTTTTCCACAAAGCTTGCACTTGACTCTTTGTGGATCATTGGGATCAATCAGCACAGCAAATTCCCAGCCCATATCATCTGAATTCCTCTTTAATTTAGAACTTGCAACCTGAGATAAACCAGTATCCGTAGCAGCCATCTACAAACAATAAAAACCAGCAGCAACATGTATCAGTCTATTAGACATTCAGATTACTAGTATTACAAAATTATATACACTATACTCTATTTTTCTTAAGAAATCTTTACATGGTAAGTATCAAGGCAATCTCAACTAAACTGCCGAGTTGTTGTATCTGCCGCAGGCTAGCCTCGCCGTGTGCGTCTGTTGCCCAACCAGTGCAAGCTAGCCGGAAAGCCGATGGTTCTGAGCTCTTTCCTATTCCCGGCCGATCTAGCTAGGCTAGCCATCGCCACTCACACAATCGCTCGATCCATCACTAGCCTGACACGCACATGTAGATACACCGCAGTGGCCTCTGTATCTACATGACACGCACATGTAGATATACGGCAGCCATCCAAATTCAAGCTAAGTAACTAGAGATCTACAACAACTATACTGAAGGGAACTAAAGCTATTCTCTAAAAAATTACACActattgctccaatttttgaccaAAAAACAGAGAACTAAAGCtgaaaaaagagagggagaagagAAACATACCGTGAAAGTGGATGAAGAACTGCTATCGGAAGGGACGCAGGCGGAGTGCTGCGGGCGAAAGGGACACCGACGGAGATCTACAGGCGGAAAGGACGCCGGCGGAGTGCTGCGGGCAGAGAGCTGCTAAGGGAGGAAAGGGGGCTGGCCATCGTGCTGCTTTCCTCGTTCACCTGGACGGGCTGGAGAAGAAGATGGGGGTAGGAATATAAACGTCTGGGAAGAAGGACGAGAAGGAGGTGAACAtgctggcggcggcggcttcaATTCTTCCATCGGAAACGAGCGGAGGCGGAGTACGAGGGGGCGGCGGGCGTCCCAATCGAGCAGGGGAAGTTATGGAGGTTGGTCGGCGTCCATATCGAGCAGTCCCACGGGCTTTGGCTGATTAATCGGATTTAGGCCGATTTCTCGCTTGTCAGGCCGATTAAACGCTCCAAACGAGAAACATGAAAGAGATGGCAAAATCTTATCGTCTACCCTGCGATTCACGATTAATCGGCCAGTTAATCGGAAACTCGGCCGAGTTTTTGAACAttgaaataaagtaaaactagcaactaatttttttgtgttttgatataatgcagcaaacaaagtagtaaataaagtaaagcaagacaaaaacaaagtaaagagattggattgtggagactccccttgcagcgtgtcttgatctccccggcaacggcgccagaaaatgtgcttgatgcgtgcaatcgacacgtccattgggaaccccaagaggaaggtgtgatgcgtacagtagcaagttttctctca
This region of Lolium perenne isolate Kyuss_39 chromosome 2, Kyuss_2.0, whole genome shotgun sequence genomic DNA includes:
- the LOC127329252 gene encoding uncharacterized protein; amino-acid sequence: MAATDTGLSQVASSKLKRNSDDMGWEFAVLIDPNDPQRVKCKLCGKEMSGGVTRMKEHIAQIRGGVKPCLNATPDQQARCKAASEAPKRRKIEKQKQEEEVRAAVNIEVVNEDAQEELNEVGKGDPKKGPMDQFLAPIDPSIPLNNKKHQQNINDSVDKERSYRVGQYLARWLYKKNVPFNAINDDDFKQFCEALGRYGPDWRQPSQYMIREKMLSQEVDRTRDLLKPHDIERANTGCSIMTDAWTDKKRRSIMNLCVHCKLGTVFLGSKEASADAHTSLYIFNYVDECIEKIGADNVVQVVTDNASNNMGAKVMLKDKRPKIFWTSCATHTINLMVEAIGKLKQFAPVITKAKEMTIFLYAHHATLALIRFHTKKRDIVRPGVTRFASAFLTLQSLAAKKKQLKEMCCTDTWEECKPTRTKKGKYTHATIMSRAFWKNVSLCIKVFWKVFEPLVKILRLADGDGQSMASMYGEIIEAKKAIMIAVENSEKDYMVITTAMESKMNGRLDTPLHMAGYALNPYYSYANTSIFSDVEVMSGLMEVVEQFYHDNDEAINKVLNIELPKFKKMEDMFGKVAATKAITNANFNAGEWWATYGLKTPTLMHMALRILNLTTSSSGCERNWSVFEQVDAKRRNKLDIRRRDDLVYIQFNGRMMDKRKKFESSCDVLLGEDASMAQDWICEGAYKDEEVDPITGLPYSNSDDALGGTEAMQPRRSARVRELHEVEEFVSDEEEEQVVVNEDEIEFESDDDGVLETKDNEDEEEPIES